In Deinococcus roseus, one DNA window encodes the following:
- a CDS encoding S24 family peptidase, with protein sequence MYRFSKNSLPQHSAQRKITVPLYAFALASEPLDESPLEKHGLTQVLEDYYRPQYFYFTVQGNSMDNGTDFSILDGDTLVADTNDLNARQGHIYLWEIPGLGPCIKKLGHTAELGDCLISLNPAHRPFIPLDGARPIGRVIGKLLPSGTVVFIR encoded by the coding sequence GTGTACAGATTCAGCAAAAACAGCCTGCCCCAGCATTCTGCTCAGCGCAAAATCACTGTCCCTCTCTATGCTTTTGCACTTGCCAGTGAACCCCTGGACGAAAGCCCGCTGGAGAAACACGGGCTGACCCAGGTGCTGGAAGATTATTACAGGCCCCAGTATTTCTACTTCACGGTGCAAGGCAACAGCATGGACAACGGCACGGACTTCTCCATTCTGGACGGAGACACCCTGGTGGCAGACACCAACGACCTCAATGCACGTCAGGGGCACATCTATTTGTGGGAAATTCCAGGGCTGGGACCCTGCATCAAAAAACTGGGGCACACCGCAGAACTGGGAGACTGCCTGATCAGCCTGAACCCGGCCCACCGTCCTTTTATTCCGCTGGATGGGGCCAGACCCATTGGTCGGGTGATCGGAAAACTGCTGCCTTCTGGAACTGTGGTGTTCATCCGTTGA